In the genome of Nocardioides sp. NBC_00368, the window ACGCCGTCCGAGATCCCCGAGGGCGTCTCCGACTACGACCTGCCCGGCGACGAGGAGCACTTCCTCACCCCCGTCGACAACGGCAGCGTGTGCGTCAACATCGACACCGAGTGGTTCGCCGCGAAGAAGCTGACGCCGCCGAAGTCGCTCGACGACCTGGCCGAGCCCGCGTACAAGGACCTCTTCGTGACCCCGGGCGCGGCGACCTCGACGCCGGGGATGGCGTTCCTGCTGGCGACCGTCGCCGAGTACGGCGAGGACGGCTGGGCCGACTACTGGGGCAAGCTGATGGACAACGGCGCCAAGGTCGTCGACGGCTGGGACCAGGCCTACTACTCCGACTTCACCCAGGGCGGCGGCAAGGGCACGCGTCCGATCGTCCTCTCCTACGACTCTTCGCCGGCCTTCACCGTCAAGGACGGGAAGACCACGACTGCCGCGCTCCTCGACACCTGCTTCCGTCAGGTCGAATACGCCGGTGTGCTGAAGGGTACTGACCACCCCGAGGGCGCCCAGGCGCTGATCGACTTCATGCTCTCCGACAGCGTGCAGGGGGCGCTGCCGGAGAGCATGTATGTCTTCCCCGTCTCCTCGAGCGTCGAGCTGCCCGCCGAATGGGCGAAGTTCGCCCAGCAGCCGACCTCGCCGCTCTCCGTCGAGCCCGAGGAGATCGAGGAGAACCGGGAAGCCTGGCTGGCGACCTGGAGTGACACGATCGCGCAGTGAGCTCCACCCGTCGCGTAGGCACCCTGGTCGCGCTCGCCGCCCTTCCGGTGGCCGTGCTGGCGGTCTTCTTCGTCCTGCCGGTCACGGGGATGGTGCAGCGCGGCCTGTTCTTCGGTGGCTCCTTCGACCTGTCCGTGGTGTCTCGGGTCGTGGGGCGCCCGGAGATCCAGCGGGCGCTCTGGTTCACGCTGTGGTCCTCGGGCCTCGCGACGGTGCTGAGCGTCGCCTTGGGGCTGCCGGCTGCGTTCGCGCTGCATCGGCTGGCGTTTCCGCTGCAGCGTGTGATCCGGGCCGGGCTGCTGGTGCCGTTCGTACTCCCCACCGTCGTCGTCGGGGTCGCCTTCCGCGAGCTCATCGGCGAGGCGGGGATGCTGGCCTCTCTCGGGTTGGACGGGACGCCGACCGCGATCATCCTCGGGCTGGTCTTCTTCAACGCCTCGGTGGTGATCCGCGCGGTCGGGGCGGCCTGGGAGTCGCTCGATCCGCGTCCGGGTGAGGCCGCCGCCGCTCTCGGGGCGTCGCCCTTGCGGGTCCTGCTGACGATCACCCTGCCCGCGCTGCGTCCCGCGATCGTCTCGGCGGCGTCGGTGGTCTTCCTCTTCTGCGCGACCGCGTTCGGGATCGTGCTCACCCTCGGCGGGGTGCGCTACAACAGCATCGAGACCGAGATCTACAAGCTGACCTTCACCCTGTTCGACCTGCCCGGTGCCGCGGTGCTGTCGGTGCTCCAGCTGGTGGTCGTCGTCGGTCTCCTGGTCGTGGCCGGTCGGCTGCGTTCGGTGCCCGATCCCGCGCAGTCGCGGGTCGTCGTACGCCGTCGGCAGGTGTCGCTGCGAGACCTCCCGGCCCTGTTGTCGACGTCCGTGCTGGTCCTGCTGGTGGCCGGGCCGCTGCTGGCGCTGCTGCTCGGGTCGCTGCGCGTCGACGACCGGTGGAGCCTCGGGAACTACGTCGCCCTGCAGACCCCTGGGTTCGACCCGCCGCTGCCGGTGCCGGTCACCACGGCGCTGATGACGTCGCTGGCGGTCGCGGTGCAGGCGACACTCGTCGCGCTGGTGCTCGGGCTGCTGGTGGCCTTCGCGGTGACCCGCCGGTCGCGGACCCGGGCCGAGCATCGAGTGCGTGCGGTCCTCGACGGGCTGTTCATGGTGCCGCTCGGGGTCAGCGCCGTCACCCTCGGGCTCGGGCTCTACCTGACGCTCGGGTCGGGCGTCCTCGACTTCCGTGACGAGCCGTGGCTGGTACCGCTGGCCCAGGCTCTGGTCGCGTTGCCCCTGGTGGTGAGGACGTTGGTGCCGGTCCTGGGATCGGTCGACGACCGACTCCGCCAGGCCGCCGCCGGGCTCGGGGCCGGGCCGCTGCGTGCGGTGATGACCGTCGACGTACCTGCCGTCTGGAAGCCGCTCCTCGCCTCCTCCGGCTTCGCCTTCGCGGCCTCGCTGGGGGAGTTCGGCGCGACGTCCTTCCTGGTCCGCGAGGAGCGCCCCACCCTCCCCGTCGTCATCCTCCGGTTGCTGTCCCGTCCGGGGTCCGACAACTACGGCATGGCCCTCGCCGCCGCCTGCGTCCTCGCCCTCGCCACCGCCGTCGTGATGCTCCTCGTCGAGCGTCTCCGCGTCCCTTCGATCGGAGCACTGTGAACACCGCACCGCCGAAACCGCACCTTTGGGGGCCGAGTCCGCACTTGTGGCGGACGAAACGGCAGTTTGGTACGCCAGAACTACCGATTCGGCCACCAGAACTACCGATTCGGCGGGATCGGGGTTGCGATGCTGTCGCTGCGTGAGGTGTCGGTGGCGTACGACGGGAAGGCGGCCGTCTCGGACGTCAGCCTGGAGCTGGCGGACGGAGAGGTGCTGGCGCTGCTCGGGCCTTCGGGGTCGGGGAAGTCGACGCTGTTGCGGGCAGTGGCCGGACTGGAGCCGGCGACGGGGGAGATCTGCTGGGACGGGCGGGAGCTGCGCGGAGTGCCGACGCACAAGCGCGGCTTCGCGCTGATGTTCCAGGACGGGCAGCTGTTCCCGCACCTCAGTGTCGCGGGCAACGTCGCCTACTCGATGCGGCTGCGGCGCATCCCCGGCGCCGACCGCGAGAAGCGGGTCGCCGACCTGCTGGATCTCGTCGGCCTGGGTGGCTACCAGGATCGCCTCCCGGGCACGCTGAGCGGTGGCGAGCGGCAGCGGGTCGCGCTGGCACGGGCGCTGGCGGTCGAGCCGAGGCTGCTGCTCCTCGACGAGCCGCTCTCCGCGCTCGACGCGGGGCTGCGGGAGCGGCTGGCCGGCGATCTGCGACGGATCCTGCACGAGGCCGGCACGACAGCGCTCATGGTCACCCACGACCAGGAGGAGGCGTTCGCGGTCGCCGACCGGATCGCGCTCCTGCGCGACGGTCGCCTCGTGCAGGAGGGGACCCTCCGCGACGTCTGGGCGCGGCCGACCGACACCTGGGCGGCGCTGTTCCTCGGCTATGCCCGTGTGCTCGAGGGCAGTGCGGCGCGGACCGTTCTGAAGGCCGCCGGACTGAGCCCAGCGGGCGCGGTGGCGCTCCGACGCTCGGCCTTCGTCGCCGACCCGGCGGGGCCGCTCACCGGCACCGTCGTCTCGGCCAGGGCCACGCCGGAACAGCACCGGCTCGTCGTACGTCTCGACGACATCGGTGAGGTCGACGCGGTCGCCGACTCGGCGCCGGCGCCGGGGGAGTCGGTCAGGCTGCGGGTGGAGCCGAACCGGCTGGCCATTCCAGAATCTGTTGTCCCCGAATCGGCAGAGCAGCCACCCGCCATTTAAACTTAGCGGCTATGTATCGCCGCGCTCAGATCTTCCTCGTCAGTAGCGCGCTGATCTTCGGCCTGATCGCAGTCGTGACCGCGCAGATCGTCGACAAGCGCATGCTCGACCCGGAGGGCTTCCTCGGACCGTCCTGGCTCCGGTTGCCCCTCCTCGTCGGAGCCGCCCTGCTCGTCGACCTGGTGCCACGCACGCTGTGGTTGGCGAAGTTCAAGTGGAAGGACATGGGCCCGATCTTCAAGGAGCGGGTCCGCACCCACTGGACCCGTGAGCGCCTGACGCTCGTGGCGATGGGCATCGTCTGCTTCTACCTGGTCTACGTCTGCTACCGGAACCTCAAGTCCTTCCTGCCGTTCGTCGTGCCGGAGACCTACGAGTTCGACCACGAGCTGCACCTGATCGACAAGGCGGTGCTCTTCGGCGCCGACCCGGCGATCCTGCTCCACGACCTGCTCGGCACCGGTTGGGTGGCCTGGTTCCTCTCCTACATCTACATGTGGTTCCTGCCGCTGGTGCCGTTCGCGGTCGCCGCATGGCTGGTCTGGTCGCGCAACCTGGCCTACGGCTACTGGTTCGTCGCCTCGCAGTGCATCGCCTGGATCCTCGGCACGGTGTCCTACTACTGCCTGCCGACGGTCGGTCCGGGCCTGCAGTACCCCTATCTCTACGCCGACCTGCCGGACACGCCGGCCAGCAGCCTGATGGAGTCGCTGGTCTTCACCCGGCAGCACGTCCTCTTCGACGTCGACGCCAACGTGGTGCAGTCGGTCGGTGGCTTCGCCTCGCTGCACACCGGCATCACCCTGCTGGTGGCGCTGATGATCCACGCCACGATCAAGAACAAGATCGCCCGCTGGGCCGGCTGGATCAACTTCGGGATCACCGTCGTGGCGACCGTCTACTTCGGCTGGCACTATCTCGCCGACGACGTCGCGGGCGCGATGATCGCGCTCGTCGCCTACTACTTCGGCGGGCTGGCGGCCGGCCAGAAGTTCCAGCGCAAGGGCGTGCGCCGGCTCGTCGCCGAGTCCGACGCGATCGCCGGGCGCGAGGCGAAGGTCGCCCACGAGCTGACCTGATCCTGGCCTCGCCCGGCATAGGGTGGCGACGTGAACGCCATCGATGCCGCCGCACTGACTTCACTTCTCGACGGGCGCTACGCCGGGGTACGCCAGGACGTACGCCGAGCGCTGGCCGAACGCGCCGACTTTCTCGACGAGGTCGAGGAGCTGCCCCGGCCGGAGTACCGCGAGCGGGTCCGGGAGGTGCTCCTCGACGTATCTGCGACCGGCCTGACCGGGCTCGGGTTCCCGAAGGAGTACGGCGGCGGCGGTGACGTCGGCGCTTCCATCGCCGCCTTCGAGGAGATGGCCGGCGGGGACCTGTCGCTGCTGGTGAAGTCGGGCGTGCAGTTCGGGCTCTTCGGCGGCGCCATCCTGCAGCTCGGCACCGCCCGGCACCACGACCGCTACCTCGCCGACATCGTCTCCGGGCGCCTGCTCGGCTGCTTCGCGATGACCGAGCACGGCCATGGCTCCAACGTGGCCGCCGTGGCGACCGTGGCCACCTACGACCCGGCGACCCAGGAGTTCGTCATCGAGACGACCCGGGAGGATGCGTACAAGGACTACATCGGCAACGCCGCTGCTCACGGCGAGCTCGCGGTCGTCTTCGCGCAGCTCGTCGTCGGCGGCGAGGAGCGTGGGGTGCATGCCTTCGTCGTGCCGATCCGGATCTCCGGCGTCGCTGCGCCCGGGGTCAAGATCGCTGACGACGGGCCCAAGATGGGGCTCAACGGCGTCGACAACGGACGGCTGTGGTTCTCGGGAGTGCGGGTGCCGCGTACGTCCTTGTTGAATCGCTTCGCCGACGTCACCGCCTCCGGCGAGTACGTGTCGGAGATCGAGTCGGCCGGGCGCCGCTTCTTCACCATGCTGGGCACGCTCGTGCAGGGCCGGGTCTCGGTCGGTGGAGCGGCGATCCGGGCCTCGGAGGTCGCGCTGACGATCGCGGTCCGCTACGCGCTGCGACGCCGGCAGTTCGAGGCTTCCGCGGAGGCCGAGGAGTCGCTGCTCATCGACTACGGCCAGCACCAGCGCCGGCTGCTTCCCCTGGTCGCGCGGACCTATGCGTTGCGCTTCGCGCAGGAGGTCGTACGCGACGACCTGCACGACGTCTTCTCCGGTGTGACCACCTCGGAGCACGCCCGACGCGAGCTCGAGTCGCGGGCCGCCGGCACGAAGGCCCTGGCGACCTGGCACGCGACGCGGACCATCCAGGAGTGCCGCGAGGCGTGCGGTGGAGCGGGCTACCTGTCCGCCAACCGGTTCGCTGCCCTGAAGGCCGACACGGACGTCTTCACGACGTTCGAGGGCGACAACACCGTGCTGCTCCAGCTGGTCGCCAAGGGGCTGCTCACCGGCTACTCCAGCGAGTTCGAGGAGATGGACCAGCTCGACCTCGTCCGCTTCGTGGCCGGTCTCGCCGTCGAGACGGTTCTGGAGCGGACCGCCGTGCACAAGCTGCTCGAACGGGTACGCGACGTCGTCCCGATCGCGGGGGAGCGCGAGCCGGACATCCTCGACTCCGACTACCACCTGGCGATGCTGCGCTTCCGCGAGGAGCACATGCTCGCCGGCGTCGCCCGGCGCCTGCAGTCCGGGGTGAAGGCCGGCGGAGAGCCGGGCGCGGTGTTCTCGACCGTGCAGGACCACGTCATCGGCGTCGCCCACGCGCACGTCGAGCGGCTCATCCACGAGGCTTTCCGGGAGAAGGTCCGCGGGCTGCCTGAGGGGGCGGTGCGCGACGTGCTCGACGTCGTCTGCGACCTCAGCGCCCTCTCGGTCATCGAGGCCGACCGCGCGTGGTTCATGGAGCACGGCCGGCTCTCCTCCGAGCGTTCCAAGGCCATCACCGCCGAGATCAACCGCCTCTGCCGCGAGCTCCGCCCGCACGCGCGGCTGCTCGTCGACGGCTTCGGGGTGCCCGAGGAGCTGCTGCGGGCGGAGGATCTGATCGGCTGAGGGGTGGGTCGGAGCGGGAGCATTTTCCCGCCATGGCGGGAAAATGCTGGCTTGAGTCGGCTCGGGTGGCGGCAGAAGCCCGCCATGGCGGGAAAATGCACCTGCCCCGCCAGCGAGCCGCGGACCGGCCACCATGCTCCCCAGCAGGAGTTATCCACAGGGGGTGTGGATAACTCCTGCAGTCATCGTGCGGATCACGCATGATCCCCGCATGACTGCCGTTCTCGTGAAGCCCAGGACCGAACCCAGGATCCCTGTCGACCCGAGCCGACCCTTCCGCCGCAAGGACGGGCTGGCGAGCGGATTCGATCCGCGCCGCAAGCGGAAGGAGTTTCGACGACTCTTCCACGGGATCTACGTGTCTCGTGCCGTCGAGGTGACACCGCTGCTGATCGCTGAGGCCGTCGTACTGAGCGTCGATCCGCTCGGAGCGTGGGCGAGTCATGCGACGGCCGCTCGAGTGTGGGACCTCCCGATCCCGCCGTTACCAGGTGAGCACGTGACCGTTCTTAGGCGCAGCCAGCGTCGGGGCCGGCCCCAGATCAGTTGCCATTCTGCGCCTGACGGATTGATCACGAAGTTCGATCACGTGGACGTCTCGGCCCCGGCACAGGTCTTCGTCGACTTGGCAGCGCTGATCCCGCTCGTCGAGTTGGTGGTCGTGGGCGATCACATGGTCAGACAGGGACTGGTGACGACGGCGGAGCTGGCGGAACACAGCGCTATGGCCAAGAGTCCCGGTGCGGCGCTCGCACGCCGCGCCGCTTCGCTCGTCCGCAACGGAGTGGATTCCCCGATGGAAACCCGACTCCGGCTGTTGATCGTGCTCGCCGGGATCCCCGAGCCTGAGGTCAATGCGCTGGTCGGCGACGAGACGGGCAGGAACAAGTACGACCTGAGCTACCGCCGCTCGCGGACGATCATCGAGTACGACGGAAAGCATCATGTCGAACGCGAAGAGCAGTGGGAGTCAGACCTGGTTCGTCGGGAGAAGATCGATGACGACGGATGGCGGATCCTCGTCTTCATCGCCAAGGACATCTACACATCGCCTGCCGAGACCTTGGAGCGGATCCATCGGGTGCTTCTGCAGCGCGGCGAACCGGGCGTTCCACGAAGGCTCAGCGACGAGTGGAAACAGCACTTCCCTGATCGCTCCTGAGTGAAGGAGGGCCAGCCACGGGCAAATTCCCGCCATGGCGGGAAAATGCCGCCTGGAACGACCTCAGCTACGAACAGAATCCCGCCATGGCGGGAAAGTGCGTAACCCCCTCGCCGATACCCTCGCCGCGTGACTCGCCTGATCCTCCTCAACGGCCTACCCGGCGTGGGGAAGTCGACGATCGCGCGCCGATATGCCGCCGAACACCCGGGCACTCTGCTGTGCGACATCGATTCGCTGCGTACGTTCATCGGCGGCTGGCGCGACGACTTCGAGGGATCCGGGGCGCTGATCCGGCCTGCAGCGCTCGGGATGATCACCGGTTATCTGCGGGATTCCGGTGACGTGGTGCTGCCGCAGCTGCTCTCCAGGGTGACCGAGCTGGAGAAGTTCGAGCGTGCGGTGCTCGAAGCGGGCGCAGACCTCGTGGAGGTCGTACTCGCCGCCGACACCGATGACGCCGTACGTCGCTTCCACCGCCGCGACGATGGCACGGACTCGTGGCACACCATCGTTCGGAGCCTGGTCGCGGAAGCAGGAGGTGACGAGGTCCTGCGCGGTTACGCCGAGAGGCTGGCAGCCCTGATCCGCAGACGTCCGGCGACGAGAATGGTCACCAGCGTGGAGGGTGAGGTGGACGCGACGTACGCCGCGGTGGTGGCGGCCATCGATGCCGCCGCGTCCACGAGACCTCAGTGAGCGGTGTTCTTGAACCGGTCGACGGAGGCGGCGATCTCCGACTCCGCGGCGGCCTTGCCGACCCAGTCGGAGCCCTTGACGGTCTTGCCGGGCTCGAGGTCCTTGTAGTGCTCGAAGAAGTGCTTGATCTCGTTGAGCGTCCACTCGTCGACGTCCGAGAGGTCCTGGATGTGGTCGAAGCGGGGGTCGCAGGGGACGCAGAGGACCTTCTCGTCCTGGCCCTTCTCGTCCTCCATGACGTACATCGCGACGGGGCGGGCCTGGACCAGCACGCCCGGGAACAGCGGATACGGGGTCAGGACCAGCGCGTCGAGGGGGTCACCGTCCCCGCCGAGGGTGTCTTCGATGTAGCCGTAGTCTGCGGGGTACATCATGGAGGTGAACAGAACGCGGTCGAGACGAAGCCGATTCGACTCGTGGTCCACCTCGTACTTGTTGCGGGATCCCTTGGGGACCTCGATCAGTACGTCGAACTCCTGCGTCACTTCTCTGCCTCCAGACAAACCCAAAAACGGAATGCCGGACAGTCTGACACCGATCAGCGTCAGACCCGGCATCGAGGAGGATATCCGTGGAGCCTGACACCCCGCCGAAGTGGCCGTCAGAGGAGACGGACGAGGCCCGCGGGAAGCTCGCGATCGTGGTGCCGTTGGTGCTCGCGCTCCTGGTGGGAGCCGCGGCAGCGGCGTACGCCCTGGGGTGGGTGCGCTATGCCCAGGGCAACGTCGCGCCGACCCCGCCGCCGGCGCCGCTGAGCATCGCCACGGTCAGCCCGGCGGCGGTCGCGGGCCAGCAGACGAAGACCCCCGGAAAGCCTGATCAGGCCGCGCTGGAGCGGGTCATGCGCGAGATGGTCGGCGACAAGCGTCTCGGCAGGCACCTCAAGGCAGCGATCGCGCCGCTCGAGGGCGGCGCCCCGCTGGTCACCCACGGCACCGGGGCCGCCACTCCGGCCAGTGTCACGAAGGTGCTGACCAGCGTGGCGGTGCTGGAGGCGTACGGCCCCGAGCGCCGGTTCGAGACCAGCACCACCCTCCAGGGGAGCACCGTCACGCTCGTCGGGGGAGGTGACGCATCTCTCACCAGCAACGACCTCGATGCGCTCGCTGCCGAGACGGCCCGTGAGCTCGGCACCACCAAGACGGTGAGCCTCGCCTACGACGACAGCCTCTTCGCCGGTCCGGTGCTGAGCCCGACCTGGCGACGCACCTACCTGGGCGAGGAGGTCGGCGGGATCACCGCGCTGCTGGTCGACCACGGCGGGTCCCAGGCGACGGGCTACAGTCGCGATCCCTCCCTGCAGGCCGCCGAGCAGTTCAAGAAGTCCCTGGTCAAGCACGGGATCAAGGTCGACGGCAAGCCCGTCCGCGGGACCAAGGCAGGCACTCAGCTCGCGGTACGCCAGGGCGACACCCTCCGCGAGATCGTCGAATACACGCTGCAGCACAGTGACAACCAGCTCGCCGAGGTGCTCGCCCGCCACGTCGGGCTCGCGGCGGGCGATCCGACCTTCGACGGCTCCACCGCGGCGATCACGGCCACGCTCAAGGATCTCGGCATGGACACCACCGGACTGGTGCTCCGTGACGGCTCCGGCCTCTCCCGGCAGAACCGGATCCCGCCGACGCTGCTGGTGAGCGCGCTCCAGACCGCCGCCAACGCCAAGCGCCCCGAGCTCGCGCCGGCGACGACCGGCCTGCCGGTCGCCGGCTGGGTCGGGTCGCTGTCGCGGCGGTTCAACTTCGACGCCGAGCCGGGTCGCGGCCGCGTCCGGGCGAAGACCGGCACCCTCACCGGAGTCTCCGGGCTCTCCGGGATCGTGGTCGACGCCCGCGGCACGCCGTTCGTCGTCGTACTCATGGCCGACGGGTTCAAGCCCGAGCAGACCCTGGACGTACGCGACGCCCTCGACGATGCGATGGCGTCGGTCGCGACGTGTCGATGCTCGGCATAGGTCCGGTCGGCTACGGTCGTAGGCATGACCCATCGAGCTGAGGAGCCCAGGCCGACCGGAGCGACGATGGTCGACTGGGACCTGGCCGTGCGGCTCGGCGCGAAGGTCGCTGGGGACGGCCCGATCGTCTCGCGCGACGAGGCCAGGCAGGCCGTCGAGGAGCTGCGTGCGGACGCTGCGAAGGCGACCGAGTTCGTGCGTGAGTTCACCGGCCTGGACGCGCCCCGCGACACCGCGCCGGTCCTCGTGGTCGACCGCAGGGGCTGGATCCAGGCCAACGCCGACACCTTCGCCCACGTGATCTCGCCGGTGGTCGACCGGATCACCGCGAAGCGGGCTCCGGGCGCCCTCTCCCTGGCGGTCGGCTCCAAGGTCAGCGCCGCCGAGGTGGGTGGTCTGCTCGGCTTCATGTCCTCGAAGATCCTCGGCCAGTTCGACCCGTTCTTCGGCCCCTCGGGCCGGCTGCTGCTGGTCGCGCCCAACGCCGTCCACGTCGAGCGCGAGCTCGGCCTCGACCCGACCGACTTCCGGCTGTGGGTCTGCCTCCACGAGGAGACCCACCGGGTCCAGTTCACGGCGAGCCCGTGGATGCGCGACCACCTCTTCGCCCAGATCGAGGGGCTCTCCGAGGCGATGGACCCCGCGTCGATCTTCGACGGTGGCCTGCAGCGCGTCACCGAGGCGCTCAAGGGCAACGGCAGCATCGTGGATGCCTTCGCCAAGCCCGAGCAGAAGGAGATCATCGACCGGGTCACCGGCATGATGTCGCTGCTCGAGGGCCACGCCGACGTGGTCATGGACGACGTCGGCCCCGGGGTGATCCCGAGCGTCACCGCGATCCGCAAGGCGTTCAACAAGCGCCGCCAGGGCATCGGCATGCTCGACCGCCTGCTGCGCCGCCTCCTCGGGCTGGAGGCCAAGATGGCGCAGTACCGCGACGGCGCGAAGTTCGTACGTCACGTCGTCGACCGCGTCGGAATGGACGAGTTCAACGCCGTCTTCGCCGGCCCCGAGAACCTCCCGTCGAAGGCCGAGATCGTCGAGCCGGACGCCTGGGTCGCGCGGGTCTTGTGACTCGCCGGTTGGTTCGTCGAGGTATGTAGACGAGGTGTCACTTCCCGTGCGGAGTTCCACGAGGGAAGTGACTGTTCGTCTGCATACCTCGATGAGCATTCGCCTCGCTAGGGTGACGTGGTGAGCCTCCACCCCTCGATCGCAGCCGTACGCCGCCCCGTCCGCGCCACGCTCGAGCAGCTGGAGCCGGGCGACAAGGTGATCGTGGCCTGCTCCGGCGGAGCGGACTCGCTGGCGCTGGCCTCGGCGGCGGTGTTCGAGGGCCACAAGCTCGGGCTGCACATCATCGGTGCGACCGTCGACCACGGGATGCAGGAAGGCAGCGACGCCCAGGCGAGCAAGGTCATCGCCCAGCTCGCCGAGATGGGTGTCGACGAGACGGTCACCGCGACCGTCGAGGTCAAGGCCGACGGTGAGGGGCCCGAGGCAGCCGCCCGACAGGCTCGTTATGCGGTCCTCGACCAGCTCGCCGAGCGCCTCGGCGCGAGCGTGGTCCTGCTCGGCCACACCCGTGACGACCAGGCCGAGACCGTGCTGCTGGGCCTGACCAGGGGATCGGGCGCCCGCAGCCTCTCCGGGATGCGCGCCGCCTTCGACCGCTATCGCCGCCCGCTCCTCGGCACCACCAGGATCGACACCGAGACCGCCTGCCAGATCGAGGGCCTCGACGTCTGGCAGGACCCGCACAACCGCGACTTCGCCTACACCCGCGCGCGCATCCGGCACCGCGTCCTGCCCACGCTCGAGGAGGATCTCGGGCCGGGGGTCACCGAGGCGCTGGCCCGCACGGCCGAGCAGCTCCGCGAGGATGCCGACTTCATCGACGACATCGCCGAGGCGATGCACCGCGAGCTCGGCGGAACCCTCCCGGTCGAGACCCTCGCCCAGTACCCGTCCGCCGTCCGCACCCGGGTCCTCCGGATCGCAGCGCTCGCGGCCGGCAGCCCGCCCGCAGAGCTCACCCGTGAGCACGTCAAGGCCGTCGACGAGCTGGTCACCGGCTGGCGCGGGCAACGCTGGATCGACCTGCCGGGACACCTTCGGGCGCGGCGTACGAACTCGTCGATCGTCTTCGAATCAGGCCCTTTCCCCACAAGCATTTAGAGTGGCGCTCATGGACACCGAGTACGTCGGCGACGACCTCGTGAAGACCCTGTTCACCCACGACGAGATCCAGGCGAAGGTCGAAGAGCTGGCCCGCCGGATCGAGAAGGACTACGAGGGCGAGGAGCTCCTGATCGTCGGCGTCCTGCGTGGCGCGGTGATGATCATGGCCGACCTCGCGCGCGCCCTGAACCGTCACGTCGAGATGGACTGGATGGCGGTGTCCTCCTACGGCTCCGGCACCAAGTCGTCCGGTGTGGTGCGGATCCTGAAGGACCTCGACACCGACGTCACCGGCAAGCACGTGCTCGTCGTCGACGAGATCATCGACTCCGGCCTGACGCTGACCTGGCTGACCTCCAACCTCAACAGCCGCGGCCCGGCGAGCCTCGAGATCGTCACCCTGCTCCGCAAGCCGGAGGCGGTCAGCATGCCGGTCGAGGTGAAGTACGTCGGCTGGGACATCCCCGACGAGTTCGTGGTCGGCTACGGCCTCGACTTCAACGAGAAGTACCGCAACCTCCGCGACATCTCGACCCTCGCTCCGCACATCTACAGCTGAGCGGGGCCGATCGGTCCGTCA includes:
- a CDS encoding inorganic diphosphatase, with amino-acid sequence MTQEFDVLIEVPKGSRNKYEVDHESNRLRLDRVLFTSMMYPADYGYIEDTLGGDGDPLDALVLTPYPLFPGVLVQARPVAMYVMEDEKGQDEKVLCVPCDPRFDHIQDLSDVDEWTLNEIKHFFEHYKDLEPGKTVKGSDWVGKAAAESEIAASVDRFKNTAH
- a CDS encoding zinc-dependent metalloprotease, with the translated sequence MTHRAEEPRPTGATMVDWDLAVRLGAKVAGDGPIVSRDEARQAVEELRADAAKATEFVREFTGLDAPRDTAPVLVVDRRGWIQANADTFAHVISPVVDRITAKRAPGALSLAVGSKVSAAEVGGLLGFMSSKILGQFDPFFGPSGRLLLVAPNAVHVERELGLDPTDFRLWVCLHEETHRVQFTASPWMRDHLFAQIEGLSEAMDPASIFDGGLQRVTEALKGNGSIVDAFAKPEQKEIIDRVTGMMSLLEGHADVVMDDVGPGVIPSVTAIRKAFNKRRQGIGMLDRLLRRLLGLEAKMAQYRDGAKFVRHVVDRVGMDEFNAVFAGPENLPSKAEIVEPDAWVARVL
- a CDS encoding AAA family ATPase, which codes for MTRLILLNGLPGVGKSTIARRYAAEHPGTLLCDIDSLRTFIGGWRDDFEGSGALIRPAALGMITGYLRDSGDVVLPQLLSRVTELEKFERAVLEAGADLVEVVLAADTDDAVRRFHRRDDGTDSWHTIVRSLVAEAGGDEVLRGYAERLAALIRRRPATRMVTSVEGEVDATYAAVVAAIDAAASTRPQ
- the hpt gene encoding hypoxanthine phosphoribosyltransferase; the protein is MDTEYVGDDLVKTLFTHDEIQAKVEELARRIEKDYEGEELLIVGVLRGAVMIMADLARALNRHVEMDWMAVSSYGSGTKSSGVVRILKDLDTDVTGKHVLVVDEIIDSGLTLTWLTSNLNSRGPASLEIVTLLRKPEAVSMPVEVKYVGWDIPDEFVVGYGLDFNEKYRNLRDISTLAPHIYS
- the dacB gene encoding D-alanyl-D-alanine carboxypeptidase/D-alanyl-D-alanine endopeptidase, encoding MEPDTPPKWPSEETDEARGKLAIVVPLVLALLVGAAAAAYALGWVRYAQGNVAPTPPPAPLSIATVSPAAVAGQQTKTPGKPDQAALERVMREMVGDKRLGRHLKAAIAPLEGGAPLVTHGTGAATPASVTKVLTSVAVLEAYGPERRFETSTTLQGSTVTLVGGGDASLTSNDLDALAAETARELGTTKTVSLAYDDSLFAGPVLSPTWRRTYLGEEVGGITALLVDHGGSQATGYSRDPSLQAAEQFKKSLVKHGIKVDGKPVRGTKAGTQLAVRQGDTLREIVEYTLQHSDNQLAEVLARHVGLAAGDPTFDGSTAAITATLKDLGMDTTGLVLRDGSGLSRQNRIPPTLLVSALQTAANAKRPELAPATTGLPVAGWVGSLSRRFNFDAEPGRGRVRAKTGTLTGVSGLSGIVVDARGTPFVVVLMADGFKPEQTLDVRDALDDAMASVATCRCSA
- the tilS gene encoding tRNA lysidine(34) synthetase TilS, with the translated sequence MSLHPSIAAVRRPVRATLEQLEPGDKVIVACSGGADSLALASAAVFEGHKLGLHIIGATVDHGMQEGSDAQASKVIAQLAEMGVDETVTATVEVKADGEGPEAAARQARYAVLDQLAERLGASVVLLGHTRDDQAETVLLGLTRGSGARSLSGMRAAFDRYRRPLLGTTRIDTETACQIEGLDVWQDPHNRDFAYTRARIRHRVLPTLEEDLGPGVTEALARTAEQLREDADFIDDIAEAMHRELGGTLPVETLAQYPSAVRTRVLRIAALAAGSPPAELTREHVKAVDELVTGWRGQRWIDLPGHLRARRTNSSIVFESGPFPTSI